A single genomic interval of Armigeres subalbatus isolate Guangzhou_Male chromosome 1, GZ_Asu_2, whole genome shotgun sequence harbors:
- the LOC134206079 gene encoding uncharacterized protein LOC134206079 codes for MEEEDILAEMTRDGVTRVQRITKNEGGQRVNTPALILTFCKTTYPDFLKVGPLHVAKGPYFPNPMLCYSCFNYGHIQARCPGPQRCHNCSGEPHGEECGNYAQAASRQNEFEKRLKELEHAMKSKDSGIAKLRNGSKQKDEKMKIMSNIIEQLKQQATRQGKSHRDRSDSREKQVPTHSIPGPVTRSRNNSPAVQEAKRSRTLKCN; via the coding sequence ATGGAGGAAGAAGATATTTTGGCAGAGATGACCAGAGACGGTGTAACCCGCGTGCAACGTATTACCAAGAACGAAGGTGGCCAGAGAGTGAATACGCCGGCGCTAATCCTCACCTTCTGCAAGACCACGTATCCAGATTTCCTCAAAGTCGGCCCACTGCATGTTGCCAAGGGCCCATACTTCCCGAATCCGATGTTGTGCTATAGCTGCTTCAACTATGGTCACATTCAAGCTCGATGTCCTGGACCACAACGATGCCACAATTGCTCCGGTGAGCCCCACGGCGAAGAATGTGGAAACTATGCTCAGGCTGCTTCTCGACAAAACGAATTCGAGAAAAGGCTGAAAGAACTGGAACATGCGATGAAATCGAAAGACAGCGGAATTGCCAAGCTCCGCAACGGAAGCAAACAGAAGGACGAGAAGATGAAAATAATGTCCAACATCATCGAACAACTGAAACAGCAAGCTACCAGACAGGGAAAATCGCACAGAGATCGAAGTGATAGCCGTGAGAAACAAGTACCGACTCACTCGATACCAGGCCCTGTAACACGATCCCGAAACAACTCCCCAGCCGTACAAGAAGCAAAGCGGAGTCGTACACTGAAGTGCAACTAG